One window from the genome of Oceanisphaera sp. IT1-181 encodes:
- a CDS encoding cation-translocating P-type ATPase has translation MENPNLMAATAYLSVDVASDTQQAHTQPSMILMVEGMRCASCAIAVEARLKKQLNVSDAAVNFSADIAMISWQGDKPDIKLLKRAVARLGYQLHTSLCPERSALQAEKMRKQLQLRLAVAVVFGMWSMMPAILLYLAPMGAVEPELMWPLALASGLFAVPVLLYSGSHFYRVGWRTLIAGSPGLDSLITLAVWAAVLISVWQLYQGSAHVYFDAAVMLITFQLVARLLDTSVRRRASEVVRRYFQDMPDKVAVLDDAGNSNQQPASSVRLGQRIILMSGEQLALDGVVQSGAGQADLSLLTGEHEPQTLIAGDELLAGCNLIEGELTLIVTATVGERRIDRLSHSISKVLSRKPALQQLTDRIARLLIPIILVAAGLAVLLAWFQGADLTSAIGRGVAVLIVSCPCALSLAIPLVITMGHARMINTGIILRDPAALETAADVKVVVFDKTGTLTTDTPSIKQLLPASGWSEQDLLQLGLNILYQGAHPVAKGLFASLSETAMAEQVTPNTQGERETIVGQGTCWCGDHGTALAGRATWLAAQGISMPELIDSGMQVHLAFQGQYAGSISFQETLRLEALPTITALQQQGYTIYLLSGDTKQACHDLASRLGIAAAHVLYERSPEQKHCFIEALERKAKVAFVGDGLNDGLALAGAGLGIAVGQANSATGMAAAVYLPDGVQQVPTTLKLAKRAQKLMYENLFWALAYNSCVIPLAIFGWIHPVIAAVAMSLSSLCVLLNSVRMQGKAPFKTEHTRVKSET, from the coding sequence TTGGAAAACCCTAACCTGATGGCTGCCACGGCGTATTTATCGGTCGACGTAGCAAGCGATACCCAGCAAGCACATACTCAACCAAGTATGATCTTGATGGTAGAAGGCATGCGCTGTGCAAGCTGCGCCATCGCGGTGGAAGCCCGATTAAAGAAACAGCTTAATGTAAGCGACGCGGCGGTTAACTTTTCCGCAGACATCGCCATGATCAGCTGGCAGGGTGATAAACCAGATATCAAGCTGCTCAAGCGCGCCGTGGCACGTTTGGGTTATCAATTACATACCTCTCTTTGCCCGGAACGTAGTGCGCTGCAAGCCGAAAAAATGCGCAAGCAATTGCAGCTGCGCCTTGCGGTGGCGGTGGTATTTGGTATGTGGAGCATGATGCCGGCCATCTTGCTTTATCTCGCGCCAATGGGCGCAGTTGAACCCGAATTAATGTGGCCGCTGGCCTTAGCCAGCGGCTTGTTTGCCGTTCCTGTGTTGCTCTATTCGGGCAGCCATTTTTATCGGGTGGGTTGGCGTACGCTAATAGCGGGCTCGCCGGGGCTAGACAGCCTGATCACCTTAGCGGTGTGGGCGGCGGTGCTGATTTCAGTGTGGCAACTTTACCAAGGTTCAGCACACGTTTATTTTGATGCGGCTGTGATGCTTATTACCTTTCAGTTAGTGGCGCGCTTGCTCGATACCAGCGTGCGCCGTCGCGCCTCTGAAGTGGTTCGCCGTTACTTTCAAGATATGCCTGACAAGGTAGCGGTGCTGGATGACGCGGGTAATAGTAATCAGCAGCCAGCCAGCAGTGTGCGCTTAGGCCAGCGCATTATATTAATGAGCGGCGAGCAGCTGGCGCTGGATGGCGTGGTACAAAGCGGCGCCGGTCAGGCGGATTTATCACTTCTCACCGGTGAGCACGAACCGCAAACGCTGATTGCGGGTGATGAGTTGCTGGCGGGCTGCAACCTGATAGAAGGTGAGCTTACGTTAATCGTCACCGCTACGGTGGGGGAGCGGCGTATTGACCGCCTCTCGCATTCCATCAGCAAGGTATTAAGCCGTAAGCCGGCGCTGCAACAATTAACGGATCGTATCGCGCGATTATTAATCCCCATTATATTAGTGGCCGCTGGCTTGGCGGTGCTACTGGCCTGGTTTCAAGGAGCAGATCTTACCTCGGCCATTGGCCGTGGAGTGGCGGTGCTCATCGTCAGTTGCCCCTGCGCCTTGAGTTTGGCCATTCCCTTGGTGATCACCATGGGCCATGCACGCATGATTAATACCGGCATTATCTTACGGGATCCGGCGGCATTAGAGACGGCCGCCGACGTGAAAGTAGTGGTGTTTGATAAAACCGGCACCTTAACCACGGACACCCCCAGCATTAAACAGCTATTGCCTGCCTCAGGTTGGAGCGAACAAGACTTGCTGCAATTGGGGCTGAATATTTTGTATCAAGGCGCGCATCCCGTCGCCAAAGGGTTGTTTGCAAGCCTGTCCGAAACAGCCATGGCCGAGCAAGTCACGCCTAATACGCAGGGTGAGAGGGAAACTATTGTTGGCCAAGGTACCTGCTGGTGCGGTGATCACGGCACCGCCTTGGCGGGACGTGCTACTTGGCTGGCCGCACAAGGTATTAGCATGCCTGAGCTGATTGATTCGGGCATGCAGGTGCACTTGGCTTTTCAAGGTCAATATGCGGGCAGCATCAGTTTTCAAGAAACCCTGCGGCTAGAGGCTTTGCCCACCATCACCGCCTTGCAGCAGCAAGGCTATACCATCTATTTGCTCAGCGGTGACACCAAACAAGCCTGTCATGACTTGGCCTCAAGGCTGGGTATTGCCGCCGCACATGTCTTGTATGAGCGCAGCCCTGAGCAAAAGCATTGCTTTATTGAGGCGCTCGAGCGCAAAGCCAAGGTGGCATTTGTAGGGGATGGCCTCAATGATGGGCTGGCATTGGCCGGTGCTGGATTGGGAATTGCTGTGGGGCAGGCTAACTCGGCCACCGGCATGGCGGCCGCCGTGTACTTACCAGATGGCGTGCAACAGGTGCCTACTACGCTAAAGTTGGCTAAGCGAGCGCAAAAATTGATGTATGAGAACTTATTTTGGGCGTTAGCGTACAACAGCTGCGTGATCCCACTGGCGATTTTTGGCTGGATCCATCCGGTGATTGCCGCCGTCGCCATGTCGTTGAGCAGCTTATGTGTGCTACTCAACAGCGTGCGCATGCAAGGCAAAGCACCCTTTAAAACAGAACATACAAGGGTGAAGAGTGAGACGTAA
- a CDS encoding NAD(P)H-dependent flavin oxidoreductase yields MADSFLTQLGIQYPIIQAPMAGTATVALAAAVSNAGGLGSLGLGASDVGQARQQIRELKQATAGPFNVNFFCHQAPLDDPARNQQWLNVLAPYFTEFGAHVPTDIAPAYPSFNDNPDLLAMLLSERPAVVSFHFGLPSQASIEALQTAGIKLLGCATNVDEAHAIIEAGLDGIIAQGIEAGGHRGVFDSAQDPELGLFGLLQLLTPQCSLPIIAAGGIMNGQGIRQVLNLGASAAQLGTAFILCPESNASQDYRAHLGSAKAYHTGITTMISGRPARGLANRWHQELGVYGAKLAAYPTAYSAAKALHLAASQRGCHDFSAYWAGQGAPLARALPAAELMKALIVELARGE; encoded by the coding sequence ATGGCAGATTCTTTCTTAACGCAACTGGGTATTCAATATCCGATTATTCAAGCGCCTATGGCGGGTACGGCGACGGTGGCGTTAGCGGCGGCGGTGTCTAATGCGGGGGGGCTTGGCTCCTTAGGCTTAGGCGCAAGCGATGTAGGGCAAGCGCGCCAGCAAATCCGTGAGCTTAAGCAGGCCACGGCTGGGCCTTTTAATGTGAACTTTTTCTGTCATCAAGCACCTCTCGACGACCCTGCTCGCAATCAACAGTGGTTGAACGTGCTGGCGCCTTACTTTACTGAGTTTGGTGCGCATGTGCCTACTGACATAGCGCCTGCATACCCGAGCTTTAATGATAATCCCGACCTGCTCGCCATGCTGTTGAGTGAACGGCCTGCGGTAGTGAGCTTTCATTTTGGTTTGCCGAGTCAAGCCAGTATTGAGGCGCTGCAAACGGCGGGCATAAAATTGTTAGGCTGTGCGACTAATGTCGATGAAGCACACGCCATTATTGAGGCTGGGCTTGATGGCATTATTGCTCAAGGCATTGAAGCGGGCGGCCATAGAGGCGTCTTTGATTCGGCACAAGATCCAGAGCTGGGCCTGTTCGGTTTATTACAGTTATTAACACCCCAGTGTTCGCTGCCCATTATTGCCGCCGGCGGCATTATGAATGGGCAGGGTATTAGGCAGGTATTAAACTTAGGCGCCAGTGCTGCGCAATTAGGCACGGCTTTCATCTTATGTCCAGAGTCGAATGCCAGTCAGGATTATCGTGCCCATTTGGGCAGTGCCAAGGCGTACCATACGGGTATTACGACGATGATTTCTGGACGACCGGCGCGGGGGCTCGCTAATCGCTGGCATCAAGAGCTTGGCGTGTATGGTGCCAAATTGGCCGCTTATCCGACGGCCTACAGCGCGGCAAAAGCCTTACATCTGGCGGCCAGCCAACGGGGTTGCCATGACTTTTCTGCCTATTGGGCCGGACAAGGGGCGCCGTTAGCCCGCGCCTTACCCGCAGCTGAATTAATGAAAGCTTTAATCGTAGAGTTAGCGCGCGGCGAATAA
- a CDS encoding cytochrome c codes for MMSQKEHRAQRREAPEPEEGDRGVPKIVIAWIVVLLFWGVGYYVWQIGKPMLGGDSRSVPVQVVANTEGGASSIDGGAIYSAQCSACHQASGLGIPGAFPPLAGSEWLLADPAIAVSIVHDGLQGAIEVAGVSYAGVMPPFGATLSSADIAAVLTHVRSEWGNAATPVEALLVDEHVERFGERGPWSEEELIDVFGKP; via the coding sequence ATGATGAGTCAAAAAGAACATCGCGCGCAACGCCGTGAAGCTCCCGAGCCAGAAGAAGGCGATCGCGGAGTCCCTAAAATCGTCATCGCTTGGATAGTGGTACTGCTTTTCTGGGGGGTGGGCTATTACGTTTGGCAAATTGGTAAGCCCATGTTGGGCGGTGATAGCCGCAGTGTCCCTGTACAAGTGGTGGCCAATACCGAAGGAGGAGCAAGCAGCATTGATGGCGGGGCTATTTACAGTGCTCAGTGCAGTGCTTGTCACCAAGCCAGTGGGCTGGGTATTCCGGGTGCCTTCCCGCCGTTAGCGGGCAGTGAGTGGCTGTTGGCGGATCCGGCCATTGCAGTGTCTATCGTACATGATGGTTTACAAGGTGCAATTGAAGTGGCCGGTGTGAGCTACGCGGGTGTGATGCCGCCCTTTGGCGCTACCTTGTCTAGCGCTGACATTGCGGCGGTATTAACCCATGTCAGAAGCGAGTGGGGCAATGCGGCAACCCCAGTAGAGGCTTTGCTAGTGGATGAGCACGTGGAGCGCTTTGGTGAGCGCGGGCCTTGGTCAGAAGAGGAGCTAATAGACGTCTTTGGAAAACCCTAA
- a CDS encoding ATP-binding protein: protein MSWSSGKDSAWALYCLQQNPAFEVVGLFTTVNDEFERVSMHGVRVELVQQQAHSLGLPLDIIRLPNPCTNEQYSQLMQTFVDDAKAQGITAMAFGDILLEDVRNFREKQLTEAGMEAIFPLWGLATHLLPQDMFNAGLRALITCLDPKKVPPHFAGAELSTAVLAALPEGVDPCGENGEYHTFVFDGPLFKHKLRVQVGEVVTRDGLVFTDLLAEQQVVSAAQ from the coding sequence ATGTCTTGGAGCAGTGGCAAAGACAGCGCGTGGGCCTTGTATTGTTTGCAACAAAACCCTGCGTTTGAAGTAGTGGGATTATTTACCACTGTTAATGATGAGTTTGAGCGAGTGAGCATGCACGGGGTGCGGGTTGAATTAGTACAGCAACAAGCACACAGTCTGGGCTTACCGCTAGACATTATTCGCCTGCCTAACCCTTGTACCAATGAGCAATATAGCCAATTGATGCAAACCTTTGTGGATGACGCTAAAGCGCAAGGCATTACCGCCATGGCCTTCGGCGACATACTGCTGGAAGATGTACGAAACTTTCGGGAAAAGCAGCTAACAGAGGCGGGAATGGAAGCGATATTCCCACTGTGGGGGCTGGCCACACACCTATTACCGCAAGATATGTTTAATGCCGGCTTACGCGCCTTAATCACCTGCTTGGATCCTAAAAAAGTACCGCCGCACTTTGCCGGTGCAGAGCTCAGCACTGCCGTCTTAGCTGCCCTACCCGAGGGCGTCGACCCCTGCGGCGAAAACGGTGAGTACCATACCTTTGTGTTTGACGGCCCCCTGTTCAAACATAAACTTCGGGTGCAAGTCGGGGAGGTGGTGACGCGTGATGGTTTGGTGTTTACCGATCTGTTAGCCGAGCAGCAGGTGGTGAGCGCGGCTCAGTAA
- a CDS encoding cbb3-type cytochrome c oxidase subunit II produces MKRALAIMIGAAFILLLATLTLVVLPYIQMSTEAVPPDLKPYTEQELVGRQSYIANGCVYCHSQQPRDPSFATGDRDRGWGRPGVPGDYTYDRPHLLGTMRTGPDLFNIAARQPSEDWHLIHLYNPQAVMKGSIMPPYRFLFLQVDKARPEDKVVNMPPPYGPESGQIVATDEAMALVAYLLSLDHTYPAPTLPQPAPQPLEPASEQATEQTQTDKE; encoded by the coding sequence ATGAAACGTGCTCTCGCAATCATGATAGGGGCGGCCTTTATTTTACTGCTAGCCACCTTAACCTTAGTGGTGCTGCCCTATATCCAAATGTCGACTGAGGCAGTGCCGCCAGATCTAAAACCTTATACGGAGCAAGAGCTGGTGGGTCGTCAGTCTTATATCGCCAATGGCTGTGTGTATTGCCATAGCCAACAGCCCCGAGATCCCAGCTTTGCAACCGGTGACCGAGACCGCGGCTGGGGGCGTCCAGGTGTGCCGGGGGATTATACGTACGACAGACCGCATTTGCTGGGTACCATGCGTACCGGTCCGGATTTATTTAACATCGCGGCCCGCCAACCCAGTGAAGACTGGCACCTGATCCATTTGTATAACCCACAAGCGGTGATGAAGGGCAGTATTATGCCTCCCTATCGCTTCTTGTTCCTCCAAGTAGATAAAGCGCGACCTGAGGATAAAGTTGTGAATATGCCGCCGCCTTATGGTCCAGAGTCGGGTCAAATAGTGGCCACCGATGAAGCCATGGCATTAGTAGCTTATCTACTGTCGCTAGACCATACCTATCCGGCTCCCACTTTGCCACAACCTGCACCGCAGCCATTAGAGCCAGCCTCCGAGCAAGCTACAGAGCAAACCCAGACAGATAAGGAGTAG
- a CDS encoding DMT family transporter, with amino-acid sequence MPPEITISHTAQKAWLTPLLCLLCGGALLGLSTNLAKLAGELALAPLAFLTWSISAAAIILLGIATLRNTLPPFTRRTLEYYGVSALVGVAGSNFIFFSAVPHVGAGFVALIIALPPLLTYVGALALGMERFNILRATGVVAALAGAGVLAINKLSASNADNFWILVALLGPVLLAIGNLYRTLRWPPGVAAAALAPGMLLAAAIMLLATGLLTDLPLRLPQEKALPLALIGAQALVFSGQFLLLFTLQKIGGPVLLSLLGAVGAVVGVPIAVLLQGEAPPQGLLLGALLIGSGVALVTLGRAKTSVR; translated from the coding sequence ATGCCCCCTGAGATTACGATCTCTCACACTGCACAGAAAGCTTGGTTAACTCCTTTATTATGCTTGTTATGTGGTGGTGCTTTGCTGGGTTTGTCGACTAACTTGGCCAAATTGGCCGGAGAATTGGCACTGGCACCCTTGGCGTTTTTAACCTGGTCCATTAGTGCTGCCGCCATTATTTTGTTGGGTATCGCCACCCTGCGCAATACCCTACCGCCCTTTACCCGACGCACCTTAGAATACTATGGCGTATCGGCGTTGGTGGGAGTGGCAGGCTCTAACTTTATTTTCTTTTCTGCCGTGCCTCACGTGGGTGCTGGCTTTGTGGCACTCATTATTGCCCTGCCGCCCTTACTCACTTATGTGGGCGCGTTGGCATTAGGGATGGAGCGCTTTAATATTTTGCGGGCCACTGGAGTGGTGGCCGCCTTAGCGGGTGCGGGCGTATTAGCCATCAATAAGCTAAGCGCATCTAATGCGGACAATTTTTGGATTTTAGTGGCGTTGCTGGGTCCGGTGTTACTGGCCATTGGTAATCTTTATCGTACTTTGCGCTGGCCGCCGGGGGTGGCGGCCGCGGCGTTAGCGCCCGGCATGTTGCTTGCGGCAGCCATCATGCTATTGGCGACCGGTTTATTAACTGACTTACCTTTGCGCTTACCGCAAGAAAAAGCCCTGCCCTTAGCCTTGATTGGCGCTCAAGCCTTGGTCTTTTCTGGCCAATTTTTGTTGTTATTTACGCTACAAAAAATCGGTGGCCCCGTGCTCTTGAGTTTGCTGGGTGCGGTGGGGGCAGTCGTAGGTGTGCCTATTGCCGTGTTATTGCAAGGTGAGGCGCCACCTCAAGGGTTATTACTGGGCGCGTTATTAATTGGCAGCGGCGTGGCATTAGTGACGCTTGGCCGAGCAAAAACCTCCGTTAGATAA
- a CDS encoding class I SAM-dependent methyltransferase, whose protein sequence is MFSEFILNDGAEFNSDLNVPFVPSDELIVESMLDLAGVTSHDFLYDLGSGDGRIVVSAAMGRDTRGVGIDMDPLRLDEAREFAASMGMDHLVEFIEDDFFNADISRATVVTMYLLQSINLLLRPKLLTELKPGTRIVSNSFDMGEWEPDDRCFAAGSHIYKWVIPANVAGVWQWHTQDNQQYKIALSQTFQRISAKAWMNGEPVEVIATDLCGSRLMLTLGDADNARTFYWRLVGEQLQARAGETGYVSATLI, encoded by the coding sequence TTGTTTAGCGAATTTATTCTTAATGATGGTGCTGAATTTAACTCAGATCTCAATGTACCTTTTGTGCCCTCTGATGAGCTTATCGTCGAGAGTATGCTCGACTTAGCGGGAGTAACGAGCCACGATTTTCTCTACGATTTAGGCTCGGGAGACGGCCGTATTGTGGTGTCCGCCGCCATGGGACGAGATACGCGCGGCGTGGGTATCGATATGGATCCGCTGCGCTTAGACGAAGCTCGTGAGTTTGCCGCCTCCATGGGCATGGATCACTTGGTCGAGTTTATTGAAGACGATTTTTTTAACGCCGACATCAGTCGTGCCACCGTGGTCACTATGTATTTGCTGCAAAGCATTAACCTTTTGTTGCGACCCAAGCTCTTAACCGAGCTAAAGCCCGGCACGCGCATCGTATCGAATTCGTTTGATATGGGTGAATGGGAGCCAGACGACCGCTGCTTTGCGGCGGGTTCACATATTTATAAGTGGGTGATACCGGCTAACGTAGCGGGAGTTTGGCAATGGCACACCCAAGATAATCAACAATACAAAATCGCACTCAGTCAGACGTTTCAGCGCATTAGCGCTAAAGCGTGGATGAATGGAGAGCCAGTTGAGGTTATCGCTACGGACTTGTGTGGTAGCCGTTTAATGCTGACATTAGGCGATGCAGATAACGCACGCACTTTTTATTGGCGCTTAGTGGGCGAACAGTTGCAAGCACGAGCGGGCGAAACCGGATATGTGAGTGCCACACTTATCTAA
- a CDS encoding cbb3-type cytochrome c oxidase subunit I, with translation MTPTIAVLLIITFLLSTVGLLLLIWSIATNQFSQSQAAARTIFTPGEEGHSEDPALESTPAFLGDNQEQHQAVTSRWIADHSSKTAVLTWLTSAVVWLLIGSLYGLFSSIKMHYPEFLADSPWWTFGRIRPMHLNAVTYGWASMAGIGVVLFLIPRLFKTSLHGAKYAVTGAVIWNIGMILGIGAINMGLSDGQEWLEFPWQIDILFVIAGGLCAVPLLVTCARRKVQHLYVTSWYFLAALVWFPFLFLIANAPYLFPGATGATVNWWFAHNVLGLWVTPLGLGTAYYLIPKILGRPIYSYKLSLIGFWSLALFYSQVGIHHLIGGPIPTWLVTLSIVHSVMMSIPVITVAINHHGTMWGHFSRLKDSPTLRFVWIGALMYTFSSLQGSMEALRSINVITHFTHYTVAHAHLGMYAFLSFILFGAVYFIMPRLTDWEWPWRRMISLHFWLVAIGFLIYFVALTAAGWLQGVALLDAKTPFLEIVQMTIPYLQGRTVGGTMMVLGHVVFAVHFFAMLKHRGSVKNEPTLFRVNAKEVSS, from the coding sequence ATGACGCCTACCATAGCAGTCTTGCTGATCATTACATTTTTGCTGTCCACTGTGGGTTTGCTGCTATTGATTTGGTCAATTGCCACCAATCAATTTAGTCAAAGCCAAGCGGCAGCGCGGACCATTTTTACCCCCGGAGAAGAAGGACACAGTGAAGACCCCGCGTTAGAAAGTACGCCGGCTTTTTTGGGCGACAATCAAGAACAACACCAAGCGGTAACATCGCGCTGGATAGCCGACCATTCATCCAAAACGGCGGTGCTCACTTGGCTAACCTCGGCTGTGGTGTGGTTATTAATAGGCTCCTTATATGGCCTCTTCTCCTCTATCAAGATGCATTATCCTGAATTTTTAGCCGATAGCCCATGGTGGACCTTTGGCCGTATCCGACCGATGCACTTGAACGCCGTGACTTATGGTTGGGCGTCGATGGCGGGCATTGGAGTGGTATTATTTTTAATCCCCAGACTATTCAAAACTTCTTTGCATGGGGCTAAGTATGCGGTGACGGGCGCCGTTATCTGGAACATCGGCATGATTTTAGGAATTGGCGCCATTAATATGGGGCTCTCCGATGGTCAAGAGTGGCTGGAGTTTCCTTGGCAAATCGATATCTTGTTCGTGATTGCCGGCGGGCTTTGTGCCGTTCCCTTATTGGTGACCTGTGCTCGGCGAAAGGTTCAACATCTGTATGTGACCAGCTGGTATTTTCTCGCAGCTTTAGTGTGGTTCCCCTTCTTATTTTTGATTGCTAATGCGCCTTATTTATTCCCCGGTGCGACCGGTGCCACCGTTAACTGGTGGTTTGCTCATAACGTACTGGGTTTATGGGTGACGCCGTTAGGCCTAGGCACCGCGTATTACCTGATCCCTAAAATTTTGGGGCGTCCGATTTATTCCTACAAATTGTCGCTGATTGGTTTTTGGTCTTTGGCGTTATTTTACAGCCAAGTGGGAATTCATCACCTGATTGGCGGGCCTATCCCCACTTGGTTGGTGACCTTGTCTATTGTGCACAGTGTCATGATGTCGATTCCGGTCATTACCGTGGCCATTAACCACCACGGCACCATGTGGGGGCATTTTTCACGACTTAAAGATTCGCCTACATTGCGCTTTGTCTGGATAGGTGCACTTATGTATACCTTCTCTTCCTTGCAAGGCTCTATGGAAGCGCTACGCAGCATCAACGTTATTACCCACTTTACCCATTACACGGTGGCGCATGCGCACTTAGGTATGTATGCATTTTTAAGCTTTATCTTGTTTGGCGCTGTGTATTTCATTATGCCCCGGTTAACCGATTGGGAATGGCCATGGCGACGCATGATCAGCTTGCATTTCTGGCTAGTGGCCATCGGGTTCTTGATCTACTTTGTGGCACTAACTGCGGCCGGTTGGTTGCAAGGGGTGGCTTTATTAGATGCTAAAACGCCGTTCCTGGAAATTGTACAGATGACGATTCCTTACCTACAAGGCCGTACCGTGGGCGGTACTATGATGGTCTTGGGTCATGTGGTGTTTGCCGTACACTTCTTTGCGATGCTGAAACACCGCGGTAGCGTTAAAAATGAGCCGACTCTGTTCCGCGTTAATGCCAAGGAGGTCTCATCATGA
- the arcC gene encoding carbamate kinase, with protein MLVVAALGGNALLQRGEPLTAQVQRENVKVAALALAQIVKAGHQLVITHGNGPQVGLLSLQAEAYNAAESYPLDVLGAQTAGMIGYLVEQELENALQNSRPIATLLTQVVVDAADPAFLTPTKFIGPVYSQEEAEERAAKAGWQIAQDGNKWRRVVASPQPLDIPDLGVIQLLVEKNVVVICNGGGGIPVVRDANNGLQGIEAVIDKDLSTAFLAKQLGADALLLLTDVEAVYHGFGTPDAKPLSTLTVAESIALNLPAGSMGPKIKAACSFAESGGFSAIGRLSEALALLGGQAGTHIVSEPAE; from the coding sequence ATGTTAGTTGTAGCAGCACTAGGCGGTAATGCCTTATTACAGCGCGGTGAGCCGCTGACGGCTCAAGTACAGCGCGAGAACGTAAAAGTGGCCGCGCTTGCTTTGGCCCAAATTGTTAAAGCCGGCCATCAGCTGGTGATCACTCATGGTAATGGCCCACAAGTGGGCTTGTTGTCCTTGCAAGCAGAAGCCTATAACGCCGCAGAAAGCTATCCACTTGATGTGTTGGGTGCACAAACTGCAGGCATGATTGGCTACTTGGTTGAACAAGAGCTAGAAAATGCCTTGCAGAACAGCCGCCCGATTGCCACCTTGCTGACGCAAGTGGTAGTGGATGCCGCAGACCCCGCTTTTTTAACGCCCACTAAGTTTATTGGTCCCGTATACAGCCAAGAAGAAGCCGAAGAACGCGCCGCTAAAGCCGGCTGGCAGATTGCCCAAGATGGCAATAAATGGCGTCGTGTGGTGGCCTCTCCTCAACCCTTGGATATTCCTGATTTAGGCGTAATTCAATTGTTGGTGGAAAAAAACGTAGTGGTCATCTGCAACGGCGGCGGCGGTATTCCGGTGGTGCGTGATGCCAATAACGGCTTGCAAGGCATTGAAGCTGTGATTGATAAAGACCTCTCTACGGCATTTTTAGCTAAGCAGCTTGGCGCCGATGCGCTCTTGCTACTGACGGATGTTGAAGCCGTATACCATGGCTTTGGTACCCCAGACGCTAAGCCGTTAAGCACACTCACGGTGGCTGAGAGCATAGCGCTCAACCTTCCTGCAGGATCCATGGGGCCAAAAATCAAGGCCGCGTGCAGTTTTGCCGAGTCTGGCGGTTTTAGTGCCATTGGTCGTTTGTCTGAAGCCTTGGCATTATTAGGCGGCCAGGCAGGTACTCATATCGTGAGCGAACCGGCAGAGTAA